One genomic region from Pelagicoccus sp. SDUM812003 encodes:
- a CDS encoding endo-1,4-beta-xylanase: MKIRGLCNRQSPTLLGRLGRLFLSKPRTRLASLLLASSLIAAGASAQVTSNGFEDGSTQGWGPRGTVTVVNTTADAYTGTNSLLTSGSTATWNGPSRDVTSLLLPDETYQISAWVKMAAGQAPADLKFTVQRNEGSTANFTQVNAPVTVTDSAWVQLQGSYSYSGTATTQIQIYLEGATTGISYYMDDFLIEGQAPNEFCPTPHDQSGLMSDFELGGTDGWFPRGGSVSTTVVSTDSYDGDYSLEVTGRTATWNGASIDTMCKMHKGDKYLISLWVKLLPGQDPANLRLSLQSTFDGQTSYSTVIGDTQVTSDAWVNLITEYTFSRDAESMQLYVEANSATVSFYIDEFLLMYLPPIPIQTDIPSVKDVWADSFPIGAAINPGETVGQHAELLLKHFASVTADNAMKWSSLQPTEGNFNWGPADTIADFARDNGLLLRGHTLVWHSQVPDWVFEDSSGNPLTPGDPDDRALVIERMRTHITAVMERYADVVTDWDVVNEVIDSNQPGGLRISPWLEIVGPEFIDLAFQFADEVGTGAGLYINDYSTTNPAKRDALKAVVQGLLDRGVPVDGVGHQMHMNVEYPPLDLIRQTLETFAEMGLDNQVTELDISAYTNSTDTSPVSQETLIEQGYRYRDIFELYRELSDIISTITLWGMADDNTWLKTFPITRDDKPLLFDEDLQAKWAYWGIVDPSVLPLTPKSLSVTKGSPRINAMEEIRWKAIAETALVSEGEEDSWASFKALWEGDTLYLQVEVDDRLRYGDSVEVFVEGMTYRFDKYGRQRPAGANAMITPTWTGYRLEASIPLGIELQVDDQVKFDVRVTDAASAKQASWSDIRHGQDESDENAGTLTMMDEKNIEIVLPGRATIDGYMDKRWRHASPFETQTFVSGDSGATAEVRLMYDRGSLYLYALVSDPVLSKASPNPWEQDSIEIFIDENNAQTTSYDGDDAQYRINFDNEVSFGGAASADRIESATRVVDGGYVVEARIDLGDADSFVGFDIQVNDDGAGDGIRTSVATWNDVSGQAYQDASQFGALKLLGRSLF, translated from the coding sequence ATGAAAATTCGCGGACTCTGCAATAGGCAGAGCCCCACCTTACTCGGTCGCCTCGGGCGGCTTTTTCTATCTAAACCAAGAACGCGTCTGGCGTCTCTTCTCCTAGCATCTTCGCTGATCGCAGCGGGAGCCAGCGCTCAGGTGACGAGCAACGGTTTCGAAGATGGCAGCACCCAAGGCTGGGGCCCGCGCGGCACTGTGACTGTCGTCAACACCACCGCGGACGCGTACACTGGAACGAATAGTCTGCTCACCTCCGGCAGCACTGCTACCTGGAACGGACCGTCGCGCGACGTGACGAGTCTGTTGCTGCCCGACGAGACCTATCAGATTTCCGCTTGGGTCAAGATGGCGGCCGGACAGGCGCCTGCTGACCTGAAGTTCACAGTGCAGCGAAACGAAGGAAGTACCGCGAACTTCACTCAAGTGAACGCGCCGGTGACGGTGACTGATTCGGCGTGGGTTCAGTTGCAGGGCAGCTACAGCTATTCCGGCACCGCCACGACCCAAATCCAGATCTATCTCGAAGGCGCGACGACTGGGATCTCCTACTACATGGACGACTTTCTGATCGAAGGGCAGGCGCCAAACGAGTTCTGTCCCACACCACACGATCAGTCTGGTTTGATGTCTGACTTCGAGCTGGGTGGCACCGATGGCTGGTTTCCGCGCGGAGGGTCCGTTTCAACCACAGTTGTCTCCACCGACAGTTACGATGGCGACTACAGCCTGGAAGTGACGGGGCGCACCGCAACGTGGAACGGGGCGTCGATCGACACCATGTGCAAGATGCACAAGGGAGACAAGTACCTGATTTCGCTGTGGGTGAAACTGCTTCCCGGGCAGGATCCCGCCAATCTCAGGCTCAGTCTGCAATCGACCTTCGATGGCCAGACATCCTACAGCACGGTGATCGGCGATACTCAAGTCACCTCCGACGCATGGGTGAATTTGATAACTGAATACACCTTCAGCCGCGATGCCGAGTCCATGCAGCTCTACGTCGAAGCGAATAGCGCCACCGTATCCTTCTACATCGACGAGTTCCTGCTGATGTACCTGCCTCCGATTCCGATCCAGACGGACATCCCATCGGTGAAGGACGTTTGGGCGGATAGCTTCCCCATCGGGGCCGCAATCAACCCAGGGGAAACTGTAGGTCAGCACGCCGAACTTCTTCTCAAGCACTTTGCTAGTGTGACGGCGGACAACGCAATGAAGTGGAGCAGCCTGCAACCTACCGAGGGCAACTTCAACTGGGGCCCGGCGGATACGATAGCGGACTTCGCTCGCGACAATGGGCTGTTGCTGCGCGGCCATACTTTGGTCTGGCATTCGCAGGTCCCGGATTGGGTGTTCGAAGACAGTAGTGGAAATCCACTTACACCAGGGGATCCGGATGACCGGGCCCTGGTGATCGAGCGCATGCGCACGCACATCACAGCGGTCATGGAACGCTATGCGGACGTGGTCACCGATTGGGACGTGGTAAACGAAGTGATCGACTCTAATCAGCCTGGCGGCCTGCGCATTTCGCCGTGGTTGGAGATTGTTGGACCGGAGTTTATCGACCTCGCCTTCCAGTTCGCCGATGAAGTCGGCACCGGAGCTGGCCTCTACATCAACGACTATAGCACCACCAATCCCGCTAAACGCGACGCCCTGAAAGCCGTCGTGCAAGGGCTTCTGGATCGTGGCGTGCCAGTCGATGGCGTGGGCCACCAGATGCATATGAACGTGGAGTATCCGCCTCTGGATCTCATTCGCCAGACCCTTGAGACGTTTGCGGAGATGGGACTGGACAATCAGGTAACCGAGCTGGACATCAGCGCCTACACCAACAGCACCGACACCAGTCCGGTTTCTCAGGAAACCTTGATCGAGCAAGGCTATCGCTATCGCGACATCTTCGAGCTGTATCGAGAACTGAGTGACATCATTAGTACGATCACGCTATGGGGCATGGCTGATGACAATACTTGGCTGAAGACCTTCCCGATCACCCGTGACGACAAACCGCTGCTGTTCGACGAAGACCTGCAAGCGAAGTGGGCTTATTGGGGAATCGTAGATCCGTCAGTCTTGCCGCTTACGCCCAAGTCGCTCTCGGTGACAAAAGGCAGCCCACGGATCAACGCCATGGAAGAGATCCGCTGGAAAGCCATCGCTGAAACGGCCTTGGTGTCGGAAGGCGAAGAAGACAGCTGGGCGTCCTTCAAGGCGCTCTGGGAAGGCGATACCCTCTACTTGCAAGTGGAGGTTGACGATCGGCTTCGCTACGGTGACAGCGTCGAAGTCTTCGTGGAAGGCATGACGTATCGATTCGACAAATACGGACGTCAACGTCCGGCCGGAGCCAACGCGATGATCACGCCAACCTGGACTGGCTATCGGCTTGAAGCATCGATACCGCTTGGCATCGAACTCCAAGTCGATGATCAGGTGAAATTCGATGTGCGCGTGACGGATGCCGCTTCGGCGAAACAAGCATCTTGGAGCGACATTCGCCATGGTCAGGACGAGAGCGACGAAAACGCCGGCACCTTGACCATGATGGATGAGAAGAACATCGAAATCGTTCTGCCCGGTCGGGCGACGATCGATGGGTATATGGACAAACGCTGGCGCCACGCGTCGCCTTTCGAGACGCAAACCTTCGTCTCAGGCGATTCCGGCGCTACGGCTGAAGTCCGCCTCATGTACGATCGCGGTTCGCTCTATCTCTACGCGCTGGTGAGCGATCCCGTGCTCAGCAAAGCGAGCCCCAACCCTTGGGAGCAGGATTCGATCGAGATCTTCATCGACGAGAACAACGCCCAAACCACCTCCTACGACGGCGACGACGCCCAATACCGAATCAACTTCGACAACGAGGTGAGCTTCGGCGGCGCGGCTAGCGCGGATCGTATCGAGTCCGCCACGCGTGTAGTGGATGGTGGATACGTGGTGGAAGCCCGTATCGACCTGGGCGATGCGGATTCGTTTGTCGGTTTCGACATTCAGGTGAACGACGATGGCGCGGGCGATGGCATTCGCACTAGCGTCGCCACGTGGAACGACGTTAGCGGTCAAGCGTATCAAGACGCCTCGCAATTCGGGGCTCTCAAGCTGCTCGGTCGGTCGTTGTTTTAG
- a CDS encoding TrkA C-terminal domain-containing protein has product MASIVTLTLVIGFSMLVTKIATIALVHTGMSKDRAQFQARSAFSGAGFTTSESEVVVKHPVRRRIITLLILFGNAGLVTAVSSLILGFVGPDTAAGQIRHVIFLFGCISALFLAARSQRLDRILSQIISKLLDRYANIRSHSLSKIMSLMGDFEVSEVHLKNATWLAGKKLSDLELPEEGLVILGIVKPDGSYIGVPRGRYTLEPEDEIIVYGKADKIKEISERPDRPSAEREHAQKVATHKEELRQQDKKLSAHSKP; this is encoded by the coding sequence ATGGCTTCCATCGTCACCCTAACCCTCGTCATCGGCTTTTCCATGCTGGTCACGAAAATCGCCACCATCGCCCTCGTGCACACCGGCATGTCCAAGGACCGAGCCCAATTCCAAGCTCGCAGCGCCTTCAGCGGAGCGGGTTTCACCACCTCCGAATCCGAAGTGGTGGTAAAACATCCGGTGCGACGCCGCATCATCACCCTGCTCATCCTATTCGGAAACGCCGGGCTGGTCACCGCGGTCTCCTCGCTCATCCTTGGCTTCGTCGGGCCGGACACCGCCGCGGGACAGATCCGGCACGTCATTTTCCTCTTCGGCTGCATCAGCGCTCTCTTCCTCGCCGCTCGCTCCCAACGCCTCGACCGCATCCTCTCCCAGATCATCAGCAAGCTGCTCGACCGCTACGCCAACATCCGCAGCCATAGCCTCTCGAAAATCATGAGCCTGATGGGCGACTTCGAAGTCTCCGAAGTCCATTTGAAAAACGCTACCTGGCTGGCCGGAAAAAAGCTCTCCGACCTCGAGCTCCCAGAAGAAGGCCTGGTCATTCTCGGCATCGTAAAACCCGACGGCTCCTACATCGGCGTGCCGCGCGGCCGCTACACCCTCGAGCCTGAGGACGAAATCATCGTCTACGGAAAAGCGGACAAGATTAAGGAAATCAGCGAGCGCCCGGACCGCCCCTCCGCCGAGCGCGAACACGCCCAAAAGGTCGCAACCCACAAAGAAGAACTTCGCCAGCAGGACAAAAAGCTTTCCGCCCATAGCAAACCCTAG